A genome region from Gadus macrocephalus chromosome 15, ASM3116895v1 includes the following:
- the znf451 gene encoding E3 SUMO-protein ligase ZNF451 isoform X2 yields the protein MSSSMEEDEEADEEVQFVSEASHRPVLDFIDILSDSDEDRGLSEVIEDKIERQKAQVNSTLDRLMRRVAAEKRERADKCKAFKEKQMSQRAHGRRELACAATERTDYDAKRCVDMWLKMPGVRPGGVNGGRGMGRPQRGSFPSGSTSKHTCPVANCGKVFDNIPLIEGHLKRFDHSPCDPSIHLKGSPSNVFACVVCTRRFDTHGAWMLHLQSKVSSSDPGGHDMSQTCQTIVCFACPACYLLFSLRDECLQHMAAKKHYTHALGMIKDSKARALPVPIPSSAKSRLIDLCSGVDFNVRCSECRKALTSHQEAQAHFNVCCRQGRAVSEAEKTVVQMMRRLLPRGQCSPCCELFLSQEALESHREATRHAVEVNPTAETAVLQFCRLSEIQRARRAKERGGPPQRKRADVGGHSAPAKRQRLDSAADGDAGAAPALAWVCECGLHFSQEAAAKTHLMAANEVFHLCGVCGKRMGDLSITRLHMCRFHGGAHLANFLYHCRRCKVDMPRYEDILSHVADAHGGHGYFVEREVPRERVVPDAKPSTSGTGGRSEAPAAPPPEPAPCPTWMCRMCEETFGTEAEVGRHCGDVANHSFQRFVCGHCPQRFFKESTVRRHCRGEHGGERVAVAYFCGLCDSMRFEREEEFTEHYERLHSKDYYRVDDHGGGGSAAGGARSGEHSGGGGDDDAPGPCPCMGSEKGDDERKALFTRCVKRLSAEGRCRYVCAPCSVTVASFARIKTHVATTHPGLNLAKTFDVVCSTCLETFESVPTFHEHFHSEHCLLAPCRGRGRSEASTPDSIPDALEVKPDLHGKSPS from the exons ATGTCCTCTTCAATGGAAGAAGATGAGGAAGCGGACGAGGAGGTCCAGTTTGTATCA GAAGCTTCCCACAGACCAGTGCTGGATTTTATTGATATACTGAGTGACAGCGACGAAGACAGGGGTTTGAGTGAAGTG ATTGAAGATAAGATTGAGCGACAGAAAGCCCAGGTCAATTCCACGCTGGACCGGCTCATGCGGCGAGTGGCGGCCGAGAAGCGGGAGAGAGCAGACAAATGTAAAGCCTTTAAG GAGAAGCAGATGTCACAAAGGGCTCATGGGCGTCGAGAGCTGGCGTGTGCCGCCACCGAGAGAACCGACTACGACGCAAAGCGCTGTGTGGACATGTGGTTGAAGATGCCAG GTGTTCGACCCGGTGGGGTGAACGGCGGAAGGGGGATGGGAAGGCCCCAGCGAGGCTCTTTCCCCAGCGGGAGCACCTCCAAGCACACCTGTCCAGTGGCCAACTGTGGGAAGGTGTTCGACAACATTCCCCTCATTGAAGGTCATTTGAAAAG GTTCGACCACTCCCCGTGCGACCCCTCCATCCACCTCAAAGGGAGCCCCTCCAATGTCTTTGCGTGCGTCGTCTGCACCCGCCGTTTTGACACCCATGGGGCGTGGATGCTCCACCTCCAGTCCAAG GTGTCCTCATCGGACCCCGGGGGCCACGATATGTCCCAGACCTGCCAGACCATCGTGTGTTTCGCCTGCCCCGCCTGCTACCTGCTGTTCAGCCTCCGGGACGAGTGTCTCCAGCACATGGCCGCCAAAAAACATTACACACACGCCCTCGGCATGATCAAGG ATTCGAAGGCGAGAGCATTGCCGGTTCCCATCCCTTCATCTGCTAAAAGTCGCCTCATCGATTTGTGCAGCGGCGTGGATTTCAACGTGCGGTGCAGTGAATGCCGCAAAGCGCTGACCTCGCATCAGGAAGCTCAAGCGCATTTCAA CGTGTGCTGCAGACAGGGCCGTGCCGTCTCCGAGGCGGAGAAGACGGTGGTGCAGATGATGAGGCGTCTGCTGCCGCGGGGCCAGTGCTCCCCCTGCTGCGAGCTCTTCCTCAGCCAGGAGGCGCTGGAGAGCCACAGGGAGGCCACCCGGCACGCCGTGGAGGTCAACCCGACGGCGGAGACGGCCGTCCTCCAGTTCTGCCGCCTCAGCGAGATCCAGCGCGCCCGCCGGGCCAAGGAGCGCGGGGGGCCGCCGCAGCGGAAGAGGGCCGACGTCGGAGGGCACTCGGCTCCGGCCAAGAGGCAGCGGCTGGACTCGGCGGCGGACGGAGACGCGGGCGCCGCCCCCGCGCTGGCGTGGGTCTGCGAGTGCGGCCTGCACTTCTCCCAAGAGGCCGCGGCCAAGACGCACCTGATGGCCGCCAACGAGGTCTTCCACCTGTGCGGCGTGTGCGGCAAGCGCATGGGCGACCTGTCCATCACGCGGCTGCACATGTGCCGCTTCCACGGGGGCGCGCACCTCGCCAACTTCCTGTACCACTGCCGGCGCTGCAAGGTGGACATGCCCCGCTACGAGGACATCCTCTCGCACGTGGCCGACGCCCACGGCGGCCACGGCTACTTCGTCGAGCGGGAAGTGCCCCGGGAGCGGGTGGTCCCCGACGCCAAGCCGTCGACCAGCGGCACCGGCGGTCGCTCCGAGGCTCcggcggccccgcccccagagCCGGCGCCGTGTCCCACGTGGATGTGCCGGATGTGCGAGGAGACGTTCGGcacggaggcggaggtgggcCGGCACTGCGGCGACGTGGCCAACCACAGCTTCCAGAGGTTCGTGTGCGGCCACTGCCCCCAGAGGTTCTTCAAGGAGTCGACGGTGCGCCGACACTGCCGCGGCGAGCACGGTGGCGAGCGGGTGGCCGTGGCGTACTTCTGCGGCCTCTGCGACAGCATGCGGTTTGAGCGGGAGGAGGAGTTCACGGAGCACTACGAGAGGCTCCACAGCAAGGACTACTACCGCGTGGACGACCACGGGGGCGGCGGGAGCGCGGCGGGCGGCGCCAGGTCCGGCGAgcacagcggcggcggcggcgacgacgATGCGCCGGGTCCCTGTCCCTGCATGGGCTCGGAGAAGGGCGACGACGAGAGGAAGGCGTTGTTCACGCGGTGCGTGAAGAGGCTGTCCGCCGAGGGACGGTGCCGATACGTCTGCGCCCCGTGCTCCGTCACGGTGGCGTCCTTCGCGCGGATCAAGACTCACGTCGCCACCACGCACCCTGGCCTGAACCTGGCCAAGACCTTCGACGTCGTGTGCAGCACTTGCCTGGAGACGTTTGAGAGCGTGCCGACTTTCCATGAACACTTCCACTCGGAGCATTGTCTCCTGGCCCCCTGCCGCGGCCGCGGGCGCAGCGAAGCCTCCACCCCCGACAGCATACCGGACGCCCTGGAGGTCAAGCCCGATCTCCATGGAAAGTCCCCTTCTTAG
- the rab23 gene encoding ras-related protein Rab-23 has translation MLEEDMEVAIKVVVVGNGAVGKSSMIQRYCKGVFTKDYKKTIGVDFLERQIIVNDEEVRLMLWDTAGQEEFDAITKAYYRGAQACVLVFSTTDRESYQAVSSWREKVEVEVGDIPTVLVQNKIDLLDDTVIKNEEAEGLAKRLKLRFYRASVKEDLNVNEVFKYLAEKYIQRLKQQTAEEPEVVHTTSNKIGVFNTTGTNVSNQSSSNGHEVISLRPNKQRTKKTKNPFGSCSLL, from the exons ATGTtggaggaggacatggaggTGGCCatcaaggtggtggtggtggggaacgGAGCGGTGGGCAAGTCCAGCATGATCCAGCGCTACTGCAAGGGGGTCTTCACCAAGGACTACAAGAAGACCATCGGGGTGGACTTCCTGGAAAGGCAGATCAT CGTGAACGACGAGGAGGTGAGGCTGATGCTCTGGGACACGGCCGGCCAGGAGGAGTTTGACGCCATCACCAAGGCGTACTACCGTG GTGCTCAGGCGTGCGTGCTGGTGTTCTCCACCACCGACCGGGAGTCCTACCAGGCCGTCAGCAGCTggagggagaaggtggaggtggaggtgggggacatCCCCACCGTCCTGGTCCAGAACAAGATTGACCTTCTGGACGATACGGTCATCAAAAA CGAAGAGGCAGAGGGTCTGGCCAAGAGGTTGAAGCTGAGGTTCTACCGAGCGTCAGTGAAAGAGGACCTCAACGTCAACGAGG TTTTTAAATACTTGGCCGAGAAGTACATCCAGCGGCTGAAACAGCAGACCGCCGAGGAGCCAGAGGTCGTTCACACCACGAGCAATAAAATAG GTGTGTTCAATACCACTGGTACGAACGTCAGCAACCAGAGCTCCAGTAACGGCCACGAAGTCATTAGTTTACGACCCAACAAACAAAGAACCAAGAAGACAAAAAATCCCTTTGGGAGCTGCAGTTTACTCTAG
- the znf451 gene encoding E3 SUMO-protein ligase ZNF451 isoform X1 — MDKCYTPGPSCQFTPFLLTISTNFNVVPLLMRNQCNHSSFSAKIRTRFSKMSSSMEEDEEADEEVQFVSEASHRPVLDFIDILSDSDEDRGLSEVIEDKIERQKAQVNSTLDRLMRRVAAEKRERADKCKAFKEKQMSQRAHGRRELACAATERTDYDAKRCVDMWLKMPGVRPGGVNGGRGMGRPQRGSFPSGSTSKHTCPVANCGKVFDNIPLIEGHLKRFDHSPCDPSIHLKGSPSNVFACVVCTRRFDTHGAWMLHLQSKVSSSDPGGHDMSQTCQTIVCFACPACYLLFSLRDECLQHMAAKKHYTHALGMIKDSKARALPVPIPSSAKSRLIDLCSGVDFNVRCSECRKALTSHQEAQAHFNVCCRQGRAVSEAEKTVVQMMRRLLPRGQCSPCCELFLSQEALESHREATRHAVEVNPTAETAVLQFCRLSEIQRARRAKERGGPPQRKRADVGGHSAPAKRQRLDSAADGDAGAAPALAWVCECGLHFSQEAAAKTHLMAANEVFHLCGVCGKRMGDLSITRLHMCRFHGGAHLANFLYHCRRCKVDMPRYEDILSHVADAHGGHGYFVEREVPRERVVPDAKPSTSGTGGRSEAPAAPPPEPAPCPTWMCRMCEETFGTEAEVGRHCGDVANHSFQRFVCGHCPQRFFKESTVRRHCRGEHGGERVAVAYFCGLCDSMRFEREEEFTEHYERLHSKDYYRVDDHGGGGSAAGGARSGEHSGGGGDDDAPGPCPCMGSEKGDDERKALFTRCVKRLSAEGRCRYVCAPCSVTVASFARIKTHVATTHPGLNLAKTFDVVCSTCLETFESVPTFHEHFHSEHCLLAPCRGRGRSEASTPDSIPDALEVKPDLHGKSPS, encoded by the exons ATGGATAAGTGCTATACACCGGGCCCGAGCTGTCAATTTACCCCTTTCTTATTAACAATCTCAACGAACTTTAATGTTGTACCGTTATTAATGCGAAACCAATGTAACCATAGCAGCTTCAGTGCAAAGATCAGGACGCGGTTTTCCAAAATGTCCTCTTCAATGGAAGAAGATGAGGAAGCGGACGAGGAGGTCCAGTTTGTATCA GAAGCTTCCCACAGACCAGTGCTGGATTTTATTGATATACTGAGTGACAGCGACGAAGACAGGGGTTTGAGTGAAGTG ATTGAAGATAAGATTGAGCGACAGAAAGCCCAGGTCAATTCCACGCTGGACCGGCTCATGCGGCGAGTGGCGGCCGAGAAGCGGGAGAGAGCAGACAAATGTAAAGCCTTTAAG GAGAAGCAGATGTCACAAAGGGCTCATGGGCGTCGAGAGCTGGCGTGTGCCGCCACCGAGAGAACCGACTACGACGCAAAGCGCTGTGTGGACATGTGGTTGAAGATGCCAG GTGTTCGACCCGGTGGGGTGAACGGCGGAAGGGGGATGGGAAGGCCCCAGCGAGGCTCTTTCCCCAGCGGGAGCACCTCCAAGCACACCTGTCCAGTGGCCAACTGTGGGAAGGTGTTCGACAACATTCCCCTCATTGAAGGTCATTTGAAAAG GTTCGACCACTCCCCGTGCGACCCCTCCATCCACCTCAAAGGGAGCCCCTCCAATGTCTTTGCGTGCGTCGTCTGCACCCGCCGTTTTGACACCCATGGGGCGTGGATGCTCCACCTCCAGTCCAAG GTGTCCTCATCGGACCCCGGGGGCCACGATATGTCCCAGACCTGCCAGACCATCGTGTGTTTCGCCTGCCCCGCCTGCTACCTGCTGTTCAGCCTCCGGGACGAGTGTCTCCAGCACATGGCCGCCAAAAAACATTACACACACGCCCTCGGCATGATCAAGG ATTCGAAGGCGAGAGCATTGCCGGTTCCCATCCCTTCATCTGCTAAAAGTCGCCTCATCGATTTGTGCAGCGGCGTGGATTTCAACGTGCGGTGCAGTGAATGCCGCAAAGCGCTGACCTCGCATCAGGAAGCTCAAGCGCATTTCAA CGTGTGCTGCAGACAGGGCCGTGCCGTCTCCGAGGCGGAGAAGACGGTGGTGCAGATGATGAGGCGTCTGCTGCCGCGGGGCCAGTGCTCCCCCTGCTGCGAGCTCTTCCTCAGCCAGGAGGCGCTGGAGAGCCACAGGGAGGCCACCCGGCACGCCGTGGAGGTCAACCCGACGGCGGAGACGGCCGTCCTCCAGTTCTGCCGCCTCAGCGAGATCCAGCGCGCCCGCCGGGCCAAGGAGCGCGGGGGGCCGCCGCAGCGGAAGAGGGCCGACGTCGGAGGGCACTCGGCTCCGGCCAAGAGGCAGCGGCTGGACTCGGCGGCGGACGGAGACGCGGGCGCCGCCCCCGCGCTGGCGTGGGTCTGCGAGTGCGGCCTGCACTTCTCCCAAGAGGCCGCGGCCAAGACGCACCTGATGGCCGCCAACGAGGTCTTCCACCTGTGCGGCGTGTGCGGCAAGCGCATGGGCGACCTGTCCATCACGCGGCTGCACATGTGCCGCTTCCACGGGGGCGCGCACCTCGCCAACTTCCTGTACCACTGCCGGCGCTGCAAGGTGGACATGCCCCGCTACGAGGACATCCTCTCGCACGTGGCCGACGCCCACGGCGGCCACGGCTACTTCGTCGAGCGGGAAGTGCCCCGGGAGCGGGTGGTCCCCGACGCCAAGCCGTCGACCAGCGGCACCGGCGGTCGCTCCGAGGCTCcggcggccccgcccccagagCCGGCGCCGTGTCCCACGTGGATGTGCCGGATGTGCGAGGAGACGTTCGGcacggaggcggaggtgggcCGGCACTGCGGCGACGTGGCCAACCACAGCTTCCAGAGGTTCGTGTGCGGCCACTGCCCCCAGAGGTTCTTCAAGGAGTCGACGGTGCGCCGACACTGCCGCGGCGAGCACGGTGGCGAGCGGGTGGCCGTGGCGTACTTCTGCGGCCTCTGCGACAGCATGCGGTTTGAGCGGGAGGAGGAGTTCACGGAGCACTACGAGAGGCTCCACAGCAAGGACTACTACCGCGTGGACGACCACGGGGGCGGCGGGAGCGCGGCGGGCGGCGCCAGGTCCGGCGAgcacagcggcggcggcggcgacgacgATGCGCCGGGTCCCTGTCCCTGCATGGGCTCGGAGAAGGGCGACGACGAGAGGAAGGCGTTGTTCACGCGGTGCGTGAAGAGGCTGTCCGCCGAGGGACGGTGCCGATACGTCTGCGCCCCGTGCTCCGTCACGGTGGCGTCCTTCGCGCGGATCAAGACTCACGTCGCCACCACGCACCCTGGCCTGAACCTGGCCAAGACCTTCGACGTCGTGTGCAGCACTTGCCTGGAGACGTTTGAGAGCGTGCCGACTTTCCATGAACACTTCCACTCGGAGCATTGTCTCCTGGCCCCCTGCCGCGGCCGCGGGCGCAGCGAAGCCTCCACCCCCGACAGCATACCGGACGCCCTGGAGGTCAAGCCCGATCTCCATGGAAAGTCCCCTTCTTAG
- the znf451 gene encoding E3 SUMO-protein ligase ZNF451 isoform X3, with protein MSQRAHGRRELACAATERTDYDAKRCVDMWLKMPGVRPGGVNGGRGMGRPQRGSFPSGSTSKHTCPVANCGKVFDNIPLIEGHLKRFDHSPCDPSIHLKGSPSNVFACVVCTRRFDTHGAWMLHLQSKVSSSDPGGHDMSQTCQTIVCFACPACYLLFSLRDECLQHMAAKKHYTHALGMIKDSKARALPVPIPSSAKSRLIDLCSGVDFNVRCSECRKALTSHQEAQAHFNVCCRQGRAVSEAEKTVVQMMRRLLPRGQCSPCCELFLSQEALESHREATRHAVEVNPTAETAVLQFCRLSEIQRARRAKERGGPPQRKRADVGGHSAPAKRQRLDSAADGDAGAAPALAWVCECGLHFSQEAAAKTHLMAANEVFHLCGVCGKRMGDLSITRLHMCRFHGGAHLANFLYHCRRCKVDMPRYEDILSHVADAHGGHGYFVEREVPRERVVPDAKPSTSGTGGRSEAPAAPPPEPAPCPTWMCRMCEETFGTEAEVGRHCGDVANHSFQRFVCGHCPQRFFKESTVRRHCRGEHGGERVAVAYFCGLCDSMRFEREEEFTEHYERLHSKDYYRVDDHGGGGSAAGGARSGEHSGGGGDDDAPGPCPCMGSEKGDDERKALFTRCVKRLSAEGRCRYVCAPCSVTVASFARIKTHVATTHPGLNLAKTFDVVCSTCLETFESVPTFHEHFHSEHCLLAPCRGRGRSEASTPDSIPDALEVKPDLHGKSPS; from the exons ATGTCACAAAGGGCTCATGGGCGTCGAGAGCTGGCGTGTGCCGCCACCGAGAGAACCGACTACGACGCAAAGCGCTGTGTGGACATGTGGTTGAAGATGCCAG GTGTTCGACCCGGTGGGGTGAACGGCGGAAGGGGGATGGGAAGGCCCCAGCGAGGCTCTTTCCCCAGCGGGAGCACCTCCAAGCACACCTGTCCAGTGGCCAACTGTGGGAAGGTGTTCGACAACATTCCCCTCATTGAAGGTCATTTGAAAAG GTTCGACCACTCCCCGTGCGACCCCTCCATCCACCTCAAAGGGAGCCCCTCCAATGTCTTTGCGTGCGTCGTCTGCACCCGCCGTTTTGACACCCATGGGGCGTGGATGCTCCACCTCCAGTCCAAG GTGTCCTCATCGGACCCCGGGGGCCACGATATGTCCCAGACCTGCCAGACCATCGTGTGTTTCGCCTGCCCCGCCTGCTACCTGCTGTTCAGCCTCCGGGACGAGTGTCTCCAGCACATGGCCGCCAAAAAACATTACACACACGCCCTCGGCATGATCAAGG ATTCGAAGGCGAGAGCATTGCCGGTTCCCATCCCTTCATCTGCTAAAAGTCGCCTCATCGATTTGTGCAGCGGCGTGGATTTCAACGTGCGGTGCAGTGAATGCCGCAAAGCGCTGACCTCGCATCAGGAAGCTCAAGCGCATTTCAA CGTGTGCTGCAGACAGGGCCGTGCCGTCTCCGAGGCGGAGAAGACGGTGGTGCAGATGATGAGGCGTCTGCTGCCGCGGGGCCAGTGCTCCCCCTGCTGCGAGCTCTTCCTCAGCCAGGAGGCGCTGGAGAGCCACAGGGAGGCCACCCGGCACGCCGTGGAGGTCAACCCGACGGCGGAGACGGCCGTCCTCCAGTTCTGCCGCCTCAGCGAGATCCAGCGCGCCCGCCGGGCCAAGGAGCGCGGGGGGCCGCCGCAGCGGAAGAGGGCCGACGTCGGAGGGCACTCGGCTCCGGCCAAGAGGCAGCGGCTGGACTCGGCGGCGGACGGAGACGCGGGCGCCGCCCCCGCGCTGGCGTGGGTCTGCGAGTGCGGCCTGCACTTCTCCCAAGAGGCCGCGGCCAAGACGCACCTGATGGCCGCCAACGAGGTCTTCCACCTGTGCGGCGTGTGCGGCAAGCGCATGGGCGACCTGTCCATCACGCGGCTGCACATGTGCCGCTTCCACGGGGGCGCGCACCTCGCCAACTTCCTGTACCACTGCCGGCGCTGCAAGGTGGACATGCCCCGCTACGAGGACATCCTCTCGCACGTGGCCGACGCCCACGGCGGCCACGGCTACTTCGTCGAGCGGGAAGTGCCCCGGGAGCGGGTGGTCCCCGACGCCAAGCCGTCGACCAGCGGCACCGGCGGTCGCTCCGAGGCTCcggcggccccgcccccagagCCGGCGCCGTGTCCCACGTGGATGTGCCGGATGTGCGAGGAGACGTTCGGcacggaggcggaggtgggcCGGCACTGCGGCGACGTGGCCAACCACAGCTTCCAGAGGTTCGTGTGCGGCCACTGCCCCCAGAGGTTCTTCAAGGAGTCGACGGTGCGCCGACACTGCCGCGGCGAGCACGGTGGCGAGCGGGTGGCCGTGGCGTACTTCTGCGGCCTCTGCGACAGCATGCGGTTTGAGCGGGAGGAGGAGTTCACGGAGCACTACGAGAGGCTCCACAGCAAGGACTACTACCGCGTGGACGACCACGGGGGCGGCGGGAGCGCGGCGGGCGGCGCCAGGTCCGGCGAgcacagcggcggcggcggcgacgacgATGCGCCGGGTCCCTGTCCCTGCATGGGCTCGGAGAAGGGCGACGACGAGAGGAAGGCGTTGTTCACGCGGTGCGTGAAGAGGCTGTCCGCCGAGGGACGGTGCCGATACGTCTGCGCCCCGTGCTCCGTCACGGTGGCGTCCTTCGCGCGGATCAAGACTCACGTCGCCACCACGCACCCTGGCCTGAACCTGGCCAAGACCTTCGACGTCGTGTGCAGCACTTGCCTGGAGACGTTTGAGAGCGTGCCGACTTTCCATGAACACTTCCACTCGGAGCATTGTCTCCTGGCCCCCTGCCGCGGCCGCGGGCGCAGCGAAGCCTCCACCCCCGACAGCATACCGGACGCCCTGGAGGTCAAGCCCGATCTCCATGGAAAGTCCCCTTCTTAG
- the bag2 gene encoding BAG family molecular chaperone regulator 2, protein MAQAKIQAKMNEATKSKFSRTMSMADRSGRLLESLDQLEIRVEALRETATLMEQERESILEMLQSLQNGQEMRSISDGEREELSLTSNRLLGRTLCVEVSVGVIRNSEQDDALRQATSMIDEIVKKLLEDTGSNRQRLMALHAACVTEAPPVAIDQKFQAIVISCALEDQKKIKRRLETLIRNVFNAENTIKLMDNQKLDQANGAH, encoded by the exons ATGGCTCAGGCTAAAATACAGGCTAAAATGAACGAAGCGACCAAGAGCAAGTTCAGCAGGACCATGTCCATGGCAGATCGTTCTGGGCGTCTGCTAGAAAGTTTGGATCAGCTGGAAATTAG GGTGGAGGCTTTACGCGAAACAGCGACCTTGATGGAACAGGAAAGGGAATCCATCCTGGAAATGCTTCAGTCCTTACAGAACGGTCAAGAAATGCGCAGCATCTCTGATG ggGAAAGGGAAGAGTTAAGTCTGACATCTAACCGACTTCTGGGTCGGACGCTCTGCGTAGAAGTCTCGGTCGGAGTAATCAGAAATTCCGAGCAAGATGATGCTTTGCGCCAGGCGACATCGATGATTGATGAGATTGTCAAAAAGTTACTGGAAGACACCGGCAGCAACCGACAGCGTCTGATGGCGCTGCATGCAGCCTGCGTGACCGAGGCGCCACCTGTTGCCATCGATCAGAAATTTCAGGCCATCGTGATCAGTTGTGCGTTGGAAGACCAGAAGAAGATCAAGCGAAGACTTGAGACTCTTATAAGAAATGTCTTCAACGCAGAGAACACCATTAAACTCATGGATAACCAAAAGTTAGATCAAGCCAATGGCGCCCATTGA